One part of the Excalfactoria chinensis isolate bCotChi1 chromosome 8, bCotChi1.hap2, whole genome shotgun sequence genome encodes these proteins:
- the LOC140255658 gene encoding dynein axonemal intermediate chain 3-like → MPKNPKSGKTTPKSPKTSAKKQRGGKAKQASAEKQKQPEEKDEADLSMVGIGHPEIFPLVFTTRTQEIFNCRVDEDVTEENCFKLIKKDDIIQDLKTRAAVSDFHPVKNTVLEYPGEELLIVFDANFQYGQNFYLVASEEAKENFLKPPETAEETGSEEENEETPEVYVYKQPVSKPWVSLGSEKEVEEESVKDRVKKIKYMFSRGHELFGAPITFTDRNASHVKESYIECTSYQDKTFTIKLLERDVGVQMVPKVREASTQTEWTYPKNAATQYFPRELSNEEKEEILSSEKLKQFLTSVCLRMEIALQQNEIMDVFSDDWKALEDDLSSSGGKSDVCLKAYQTFTDLQYLKDKSISCVCWHPTIYGIIAESATKQPSKEEKTKIQQNSVIIFWSLFDPIQPQLILECLDDVYCFQFSPSDPNIIAGGCFSGQVVLWNISQYEEKLQNAKSVTVGMKRTVVNMSSVSLLNLLEDNDMSELLSMGDEESDKGQILVRYCASSSVHHSHEKKITDLHWLPDYFEVNRMGETFENRAGICVQLVTCSPDSLLLFWDIRDTKIPIHYSSEKEENSFNMLPDSSNDPDVIWKPLMKISLHDKEEENSVKCSPTKIILQEQHHRYKTTDKEQSLHKSQVVKESPYAQMSVSLNKTLNVLEGISNSFLVGTEDGEIIYSDWEMKAKRDEEKTGKKYTIHKEAVNTVQRSPFFKDIILSVGGQNFAIWKEGVTNGPILQSNCTSQRYTAGHWSLTRPGVFYIATDDGNIDIWDLLKETHKPSHIQNISKSAITCISLHIASPKQQFVAVSDASAVLHVLEIRRTLTQPSSNEQANILSYFERRVQYLKNHKKDQEFET, encoded by the exons ATGCCAAAAAATCCCAAATCTGGCAAGACCACCCCGAAAAGTCCAAAAActtcagcaaagaaacagagaggTGGAAAAGCGAAGCAAGcctctgcagaaaaacaaaagcaacctg aggaaaaggatGAAGCTGATCTTTCTATGGTTGGTATAG GCCACCCAGAAATCTTTCCCTTGGTTTTCACTACAAGGACCCAAGAAATTTTTAATTGCCGGGTGGATGAGGatgtcacagaagaaaattgtttcaaGCTTATTAAAAAAGATGACATCATTCAGGACCTAAAAACTAGAGCTGCTGTTTCAGATTTCCACCCTGTCAAAAACACTGTCCTC GAATACCCAGGGGAAGAACTTCTGATTGTATTTGATGCAAATTTCCAGTACGGACAGAACTTTTACCTTGTTGCTTCTGAGGAAGCtaaagaaaactttctgaag CCTccagaaactgcagaagaaacaggCAGTGAAGAAGAAAACGAGGAAACTCCAGAAGTCTATGTTTATAAGCAACCTGTCTCCAAACCATGGGTTTCTCTTGGCAGTGAAAAGGAAGTTGAAGAAGAATCTGTTAAAGATCGTGTGAAAAAG ATTAAGTACATGTTTTCTCGAGGGCACGAGCTGTTTGGTGCACCGATTACATTTACTGACAGGAATGCTTCACATGTAAAAGAGAGTTATATTGAATGCACTTCCTACCAAGACAAAACTTTCACTATTAAATTGCTTGAAAGAGATGTGGGTGTACAAATGGTTCCCAAAGTAAGAGAAGCTAGTACTCAGACAGAATG GACCTATCCAAAAAATGCAGCCACACAGTATTTTCCCAGAGAGCTGtcaaatgaagagaaagaagagattcTGTCAtctgagaagctgaaacaaTTTCTCACATCAGTGTGCTTAAG aatggaaattgcattgcagcaaaatgaaattatgGATGTTTTTTCTGATGACTGGAAAGCCCTAGAAGATGACTTGAGCAGTTCTGGTGGAAAGTCAGACGTTTGTCTTAAAGCCTACCAAACATTCACAGACCTACAGTATCTCAAGGACAAAAGCATTAGCTGTGTTTGTTGGCATCCAACCATCTATG GGATTATAGCAGAGTCAGCAACAAAGCAGCCctccaaagaagagaaaactaAGATACAGCAAAACTCAGTAATTATTTTCTGGAGCCTTTTTGACCCTATCCAACCTCAG tTAATATTAGAGTGTCTTGACGACGTTTACTGCTTTCAGTTCAGCCCAAGTGATCCAAATATTATTGCTGGTGGCTGCTTCAGTGGGCag GTTGTACTGTGGAATATTTCTcaatatgaagaaaaactgcaaaatgctAAAAGCGTTACTGTTGGAATGAAAAGGACAGTTGTTAATATGAGTAGCGTTTCCCTTCTAAATCTACTGGAGGACAATGATATGTCTGAG CTATTGTCTATGGGTGATGAGGAGAGTGATAAAGGGCAAATTTTAGTGAGATATTGTGCATCCTCCTCCGTACACCATAGCCATGAAAAAAAGATCACAGATTTACATTGGCTGCCGGATTATTTTGag GTCAACCGAATGGGTGAGACTTttgaaaacagagctggaaTTTGTGTGCAGCTTGTAACCTGCTCCCCTGATAG cttattattattttgggaTATTCGAGACACCAAAATTCCCATCCATTATTCatctgagaaagaagaaaacagtttcaatATGCTCCCTGATTCTTCTAATGATCCAGATGTCATCTGGAAACCTCTCATGAAG atCAGCCTGCAtgacaaggaagaagaaaacagtgtgaAATGCAGTCCCACCAAAATCATTCTACAGGAACAGCATCATCGTTACAAAACCACAG ATAAGGAGCAATCTCTGCACAAATCACAAGTGGTCAAAGAAAGCCCATATGCACAGATGAGCGTTTCTTTGAATAAAACACTGAACGTGCTAGAGGGCATCTCCAACAGCTTCTTGGTTGGAACTGAA GATGgagaaattatttattctgaCTGGGAAATGAAGGCCAAACgtgatgaggaaaaaacag GTAAGAAATACACCATCCACAAAGAAGCTGTGAACACTGTGCAGAGATCTCCATTTTTTAAAGACATCATCCTCAGTGTTGGAGGCCAGAATTTTGCCATTTGGAAAGAAGGTGTTACA AATGGACCAATCCTCCAGTCAAACTGCACATCGCAAAGATACACGGCAGGACATTGGTCTTTAACAAGGCCAGGAGTTTTCTACATTGCCACAGATGATGGAAATATAGATATTTGGGACTTACTGAAGGAAACTCATAAGCCATCTCATATCCAGAACATCTCTAAATCAGCGATTACTTGCATCAGCCTCCATATCGCCTCAC caaagcagcagtttgTAGCTGTCTCTGATGcttctgcagtactgcatgTTTTAGAAATCCGTCGAACATTAACTCAGCCTTCCAGCAATGAG CAGGCCAACATACTCAGTTACTTTGAGAGAAGGGTCCAATACctgaaaaatcacaaaaaagaCCAAGAGTTTGAAACTTAA